The following are encoded in a window of Haliaeetus albicilla chromosome 1, bHalAlb1.1, whole genome shotgun sequence genomic DNA:
- the LOC104319638 gene encoding histamine H2 receptor, producing the protein MAQTQQDFNGGKMLMDKNESSFSNFSSAASSFVKGGGSWAGIGLHEVVVGLILTLIDLITLLGNTIVFICPVVEKRLRTVTYMFIMSLAMADFLVACLVMPFSIIYEVTGMWLFGKLFCKVWISFDVMFCTASIVTLCFISLDRYCSVVTPYHYSRRMSRGRCIVMTCTVWLYSSLISFLPVMQGWNEIPGVDFDAGRECIFVTNWIFAIVASALAFFVPFMVMCSMYFFIYRASRLKATRIMSQTLEIHYHPNSKRQNHLQLENKATRTISIIISVFVLCWLPYFVLNVWLAARGTDSTSTVLVDTFKIITWLGYCNSTINPMLYAFLNRDFQRALKKLLICRHRSQVDIGEDMVSIATFSKTAPDLEYSITVPVPNGALKGKPK; encoded by the exons ATGGCACAGACACAGCAGG attttaacGGTGGGAAGATGCTGATGGACAAAAATGAATCTTCGTTCTCTAatttctcctctgctgcctcctcctttgTGAAAGGAGGtggcagctgggcagggatCGGCCTCCACGAGGTGGTGGTTGGGCTGATACTAACCCTCATTGACTTGATCACGCTCCTGGGAAATACAATAGTCTTCATCTGCCCGGTGGTGGAAAAGAGGCTGCGCACCGTCACCTATATGTTTATCATGTCCTTAGCCATGGCAGACTTCCTCGTAGCCTGCCTGGTCATGCCCTTCAG TATCATTTACGAGGTGACGGGGATGTGGTTGTTCGGGAAGCTGTTCTGCAAAGTCTGGATCTCTTTTGACGTCATGTTTTGCACCGCATCCATTGTCACGTTGTGTTTCATTAGCCTGGACAGATACTGCTCCGTGGTGACCCCGTACCACTATTCAAGAAGGATGTCCCGTGGCAG ATGCATCGTGATGACCTGCACGGTCTGGCTGTATTCCTCcctcatttccttccttcccgTCATGCAAGGCTGGAACGAGATCCCCGGGGTGGACTTTGATGCAGGCAGAGAATGCATCTTTGTCACCAACTGGATTTTTGCCATTGTGGCTTCTGCTCTGGCATTTTTTGTCCCCTTCATGGTCATGTGCAGCATGTATTTCTTCATCTACCGTGCTTCGCGGCTCAAGGCCACTCGTATCATGTCTCAGACCCTCGAGATTCACTACCACCCCAACAGCAAGCGGCAGAACCATCTGCAGCTGGAGAACAAGGCCACGCGGACCATTAGCATTATCATTTCGGTCTTTGTGCTGTGCTGGCTGCCCTACTTTGTCCTCAACGTCTGGCTCGCTGCCAGAGGCACCGACTCCACCAGCACGGTCTTGGTTGacaccttcaagatcatcacTTGGTTAGGGTATTGCAACTCCACCATCAACCCAATGCTCTACGCTTTCCTGAACCGGGACTTCCAACGGGCCCTGAAGAAGCTGCTCATTTGCAGGCACAGGTCTCAGGTGGACATTGGAGAAGACATGGTTTCCATAGCCACGTTTTCCAAGACTGCTCCAGACCTAGAATATAGCATTACGGTGCCAGTGCCTAATGGTGCCCTAAAGGGCAAACCCAAATAA